A portion of the Cryptomeria japonica chromosome 5, Sugi_1.0, whole genome shotgun sequence genome contains these proteins:
- the LOC131058942 gene encoding probable L-gulonolactone oxidase 4: MTTSIIFLSLFMSLSLQNFCITLASLATCAPPSAIECKSNACDIFNYQGIWDDHADCKAQYSAWPTSETELVQAVANAVKKKQRIRVVSKLSHSVPKLVCVGSEGLIISTQNYASVIEVNKTAMTIRVQAGALMNDVLEAAAKEGLALNAMIYWNGVSAAGVISTGAHDSGLVGKGSGVYEYVVGMRLVVPASPSEGYAKVISLTEADEELNAARLSLGTLGAISEVTFGLEPMYKRSISTMVKDDTNLENEAESFLRAHEFADINWIPSHGKAVYIPIDRLPVSVAGDGLNSIFGSASRAVEIEKKAAYYEAIQDRADVEAICNALINDTLDLAINGSGLYNDGKRFTGYPVIGFNNHMQTSGGCQAGRYSVACTPTSILDKNETVCSWDRRIYTTLYFGVELRVSVSHLPEVIKDVKRIRDLNPKKLCDMSGIFMRSIKKSEAYLGPKEDLVTFDMMNYRAREAGTPKWNEDVYEEIEQMIIEKHGGVLHWGKSGGYLFQGLAKRATNLEKFLEVKKKFDSSGVFSNKWTNGLFGIGGGSLEVFRDGCALDMDCKCREDRHCAPQKGYFCRPGKVWKKAHVCTKIN, translated from the exons ATGACCACATCCATCATTTTCCTCAGCTTGTTTATGTCTCTGTCGCTGCAGAACTTTTGTATAACGTTAGCTTCTCTGGCGACCTGTGCGCCGCCTTCTGCAATTGAATGCAAAAGCAATGCATGCGACATCTTCAATTACCAAGGCATTTGGGACGATCATGCGGATTGCAAGGCTCAGTATTCTGCATGGCCCACATCAGAAACAGAGCTTGTGCAGGCTGTTGCGAATGCAGTGAAGAAAAAGCAACGAATCAGAGTTGTGAGCAAGCTGTCTCACAGTGTGCCAAAACTTGTGTGCGTGGGAAGCGAAGGCCTCATCATATCCACCCAAAACTATGCCTCTGTAATTGAAGTGAATAAGACCGCCATGACAATTAGGGTTCAGGCTGGAGCTCTGATGAACGACGTTTTGGAGGCGGCCGCCAAGGAAGGATTGGCTCTGAACGCCATGATTTACTGGAACGGCGTCTCCGCCGCCGGCGTTATCTCCACCGGTGCCCATGACAGCGGCCTCGTTGGAAAAGGCAGTGGCGTTTATGAGTATGTGGTTGGAATGAGATTAGTTGTTCCTGCTTCGCCCTCCGAAGGCTATGCAAAGGTGATCAGCTTGACAGAAGCAGACGAGGAATTGAACGCTGCCAGATTGTCTCTGGGTACTCTTGGAGCGATTTCCGAAGTCACATTCGGTTTGGAGCCAATGTACAAGCGCTCCATTTCGACCATGGTGAAGGATGACACTAATCTGGAAAATGAAGCGGAGAGTTTTCTGAGAGCTCACGAATTTGCAGACATAAACTGGATTCCCTCACACGGGAAGGCGGTTTACATTCCCATTGATAGACTTCCAGTGAGTGTTGCAGGAGATGGCCTCAACTCTATTTTTGGCAGCGCCAGCAGAGCAGTTGAAATTGAAAAAAAAGCGGCTTACT ATGAAGCGATCCAAGATAGGGCAGATGTTGAAGCTATATGCAATGCACTCATAAATGATACGCTTGATCTTGCAATTAATGGTAGCGGCTTATACAATGATGGAAAACGCTTTACGGGGTACCCAGTAATAGGATTCAATAACCACATGCAAACATCCGGTGGATGCCAAGCAGGAAGATACTCTGTGGCTTGCACTCCCACATCAATTTTAGATAAAAATGAGACCGTTTGTTCATGGGATCGACGAATATACACTACCTTATACTTTGGTGTGGAACTAAGAGTGTCTGTATCTCATTTGCCTGAAGTTATAAAGGATGTGAAGAGGATTAGGGAtttgaatcctaaaaaattgtGTGACATGTCTGGAATATTTATGCGTTCTATCAAGAAATCTGAGGCATATTTGGGACCTAAGGAGGATTTGGTGACATTCGACATGATGAATTACAGGGCAAGGGAAGCTGGTACACCCAAGTGGAATGAAGATGTCTATGAAGAGATTGAACAGATGATAATTGAGAAGCATGGTGGTGTGTTACACTGGGGGAAATCTGGGGGATACTTGTTTCAAGGACTTGCTAAGAGGGCAACTAACCTGGAAAAATTCTTGGAGgtgaagaagaaatttgattcaTCTGGAGTGTTTTCTAATAAATGGACAAATGGTTTATTTGGGATTGGAGGAGGAAGTCTAGAGGTTTTCAGGGATGGGTGTGCATTGGATATGGATTGCAAGTGTCGAGAGGATAGGCATTGTGCTCCCCAAAAAGGGTACTTTTGCAGACCAGGGAAAGTTTGGAAGAAGGCACATGTTTGCACAAAAATCAATTAG